One Rhizoctonia solani chromosome 1, complete sequence DNA window includes the following coding sequences:
- a CDS encoding Fungal specific transcription factor domain translates to MASGEPTSVPQQSAPPISPPPSTPANPDEVASVESGISPPPKKKLKRNRITLLINWNGWIGVVQNAIAENNSAIEETHVQDGKFRMRQHGVLYGNPARSISQSIGHRHFRIRTPFARVEQLEALVRASYGHAGDPATMSVADMAALLSNSSQPRIQAPAALSSSQEQNPRELYRTPRLVRASYGHAGDPATMSVADMAALLSNSSQPRIQAPAALSSSQEQQPERAVQDAAAALGQLSQTNGEHPLAAFLSQVARRPRLWMIQPPDPVASFPASPHVTGQLARYFFEASSIHWYCVAVHKPVFYDAYLEFFSGRQQNAPDLDFCVLLAAMCALTLQFCGDADAQAILVEGAMDKDNLRRKMFDFARTMLAHSERIQGPTLERITAMILIAIYLENEGIVNEYYGTIGSAIRTAQSSSGDASRWREKWCMNPVEAEQDVDCGGSCILMTDQAELIEERELVSHPINQPTEHTFQLLEISWSQLLGQMSDSCFNIITPSYGAVIHMENQIRFALHVPDPAPESSDLSCQGVATEPSEKLLTNMLVTFAFKFVKAFGVPTVMHSQIPRHQLRWFLCIISIFDAALTLASVLVLQPHHPLADDIDYWIRAGQNLLRSVASFHHVASESVKALHTVRNRALAARGLPVVEGDGHNLTPISVNVPAQHYTHSQTHNLFDPLLTAELDRAHRTLGQSQILLADSLGSAEANNPVWEHISATMFETGVLPSSVEMLSGDFDAEELFERFL, encoded by the exons ATGGCAAGCGGCGAGCCCACAAGTGTGCCGCAGCAGTCAGCGCCACCTATATCGCCTCCGCCTTCTACGCCGGCGAATCCCGACGAGGTCGCGTCGGTCGAGTCGGGAATAAGCCCTCCCCCGAAAAAGAAACTGAAGCGTAATAGGATCACGTT GTTAATTAATTGGAATGGATGGATAGGAGTTGTACAG AATGCCATCGCCGAAAACAACAG TGCGATCGAGGAAACCCATGTTCAAGATGGCAAGTTCCGTATGAGACAGCATGGCG TGTTATATGGAAACCCCGCCCGTTCCATCTCGCAA AGCATCGGTCATCGACACTTCCGAATCCGAACGCCTTTCGCACGGGTCGAACAACTTGAAGCGCTTGTTCGTGCTTCATATGGCCATGCTGGAGACCCAGCTACTATGTCGGTTGCAGATATGGCTGCCCTCCTCTCCAACTCTTCTCAACCTCGAATTCAAGCCCCAGCGGCTCTCTCTTCATCGCAGGAACAAAACCCGAGAGAGCTGTACAGGACGCCGCGGCTTGTTCGTGCTTCATATGGCCATGCTGGAGACCCAGCTACTATGTCGGTTGCAGATATGGCTGCCCTCCTCTCCAACTCTTCTCAACCTCGAATTCAAGCCCCAGCGGCTCTCTCTTCATCGCAGGAACAACAACCCGAGAGAGCTGTACAGGACGCCGCGGCAGCACTTGGCCAGCTTTCCCAAACCAATGGAGAGCATCCTCTTGCGGCTTTCTTATCACAGGTAG CTCGGCGGCCAAGGCTGTGGATGATCCAACCCCCAGACCCCGTCGCAAGCTTCCCGGCGTCCCCACACGTTACCGGACAACTGGCCAGATACTTTTTTGAGGCATCATCCATCCACTGGTACTGCGTGGCAGTCCATAAACCTGTCTTTTACGATGCCTACCTCGAATTTTTCTCCGGGAGACAACAGAACGCGCCAGACCTCGATTTCTGCGTCTTGTTAGCAGCTATGTGCGCCCTTACGCTACAGTTTTGTGGCGATGCAGACGCGCAG GCTATCCTAGTTGAGGGTGCCATGGATAAAGACAATCTCCGGCGCAAGATGTTTGACTTTGCACGAACGATGTTGGCCCACAGCGAGCGTATTCAAGGACCCACTTTGGAGCGTATCACAGCCATGATTCTCATTGCTATCTACCTTGAGAACGAGGGCATCGTCAATGAGTACTATGGGACAATCG GCTCTGCAATTCGAACTGCTCAATCCAGTAG TGGGGATGCATCGCGATGGCGAGAAAAATGGTGCATGAATCCCGTCGAGGCGGAGCAAGACGTAGATTGTGGTGGATCTTGTATACTCATGACCG ACCAG GCCGAACTTATCGAGGAACGTGAACTTGTTTCTCATCCAATTAATCAACCTACCGAACATA CATTCCAGCTGTTGGAGATATCTTGGTCTCAACTTCTTGGGCAAATGTCTGATAGCTGCTTTAACATCATAACGCCTTCTTATGGGGCCGTGATACACATGGAGAATCAGATTCGTTTT GCCTTACATGTTCCAG ACCCAGCTCCTGAATCTTCAGATCTATCATGCCAGGGTGTTGCTACTG AGCCCTCAGAGAAACTTTTGACCAACATGCTTGTGACGTTTGCATTCAAGTTTG TAAAGGCTTTTGGCGTTCCAACAGTCATGCACTCGCAAATACCGAGACATCAGTTACGGTGGTTCCTGTGTATTATTTCTATATTCGATGCAGCTC TGACTCTTGCCTCGGTTCTCGTTCTACAACCACACCACCCGCTCGCAGACGACATCGATTATTGGATTCGTGCCGGTCAAAATCTTTTGCGATCGGTGGCCTCTTTCCATCATGTAGCTTCCGAGAGCGTCAAGGCTCTGCACACGGTCCGTAACCGTGCTCTTGCCGCACGTGGGCTCCCGGTAGTCGAGGGAGATGGTCATAACCTTACTCCAATTTCTGTCAACGTCCCCGCACAGCATTACACACATTCGCAAACCCACAACTTGTTCGATCCTCTATTAACTGCCGAGCTTGATCGAGCACATAGGACTCTTGGGCAGAGTCAGATTCTTTTGGCCGATTCGCTTGGGTCAGCAGAGGCAAACAATCCAGTTTGGGAGCATATCTCTGCGACTATGTTTGAGACTGGAGTGTTACCATCAAGCGTAGAGATGCTAAGTGGAGATTTCGATGCCGAAGAATTGTTCGAGAGATTTTTATGA
- a CDS encoding Ran-specific GTPase-activating protein 1: MSLSSIQKEETGGNYEPVHRLTEQVETKTHEETRMSCLTLFRFETTISEWKERGTGDVRLLQHKVTKKVRVLMRRDKTLKICANHCIALVTTDMKLQPNVGSDRSWVWKVAADISDGEPTAETLAIRFANKDIADEYKKAFEDAQAAIANLTSADPDEPPAAAPEPEADAPDAPAAGEDPLRFPSPYRSSGYWGGRRAGPREHRAGDGRTGKGWESAEAETESKEEEKAPVAEERKINSLLDNFFSPILNETYAASNVLIVGVKGLGVEIAKNIVLAGVKSVTLFDPEPVQVQDLGTQVRRFKDLIARRLTHTIIINIPWQFFLRESDVDLGGSPGQEITVDLIKGFQAVILTDVPLSKQLEINDWTHENGVHFISAETRGLFGFSAFNDFGPKFTCIDATGEQPLTGMVVEISKDKDGIVTCLDETRHGLEDGNFVTFSEVKGLEELNDCEPLKVTVKGPYTFSIGQNAQDIEFKSLRESLKSPEFFITDFAKFDRPATLHAGFQALSAFKEKHGHLPKPRNPADAEAVLALAKEIAGSDAEDLNTKVIQELAYQATGDIRRLTP; encoded by the exons ATGTCACTGTCATCTATTCAAAAG GAGGAGACCGGTGGTAACTACGAGCCCGTCCACAGGCTCACTGAACAAGTCGAGACCAAGACACACGAGGAGACGAGGATGTCTTGCTTAACA CTCTTCCGCTTCGAAACTACGATTTCCGAGTGGAAGGAGCGTGGGACAGGTGACGTCCGACTTTTGCAGCACAAGGTGACCAAGAAGGTCCGTGTGCTCATGCGCCGCGACAAGACTTTGAAGATTTGCGCCAATCATTG TATCGCTCTAGTCACTACCGACATGAAGCTCCAGCCTAATGTTGGCTCTGACCGTTCCTGGGTGTGGAAAGTTGCTGCTGATATTTCGGACGGTGAACCGACTGCCGAGACCCTTGCTATTCGTTTTGCGAACAAGGATA TCGCGGACGAGTACAAGAAGGCATTCGAGGATGCTCAGGCAGCTATCGCCAATCTCACGTCTGCTGACCCAGATGAGCCACCAGCTGCTGCTCCCGAGCCAGAGGCCGATGCTCCCGATGCTCCAGCTGCTGGTGAAGACCCGCTACGGTTCCCGAGCCCGTACCGTAGCTCCGGCTACTGGGGAGGCAGAAGAGCAGGCCCCCGCGAGCACCGAGCCGGAGACGGCCGAACAGGCAAAGGTTGGGAATCTGCTGAGGCTGAGACTGAGagcaaagaagaagagaaggCGCCAGTTGCGGAGGAAAGAAAGATTAACTCTTTGCTAGATAATTTTTTTAGTCCGATTCT CAATGAAACGTATGCCGCCTCGAATGTGCTGATTGTTGGGGTCAAGGGCTTGGGTGTCGAAATCG CCAAGAACATCGTCCTGGCCGGTGTCAAGTCTGTTACTCTCTTCGACCCCGAACCAGTTCAAGTCCAAGATCTCGGTACACAGGTTAGACGTTTCAAAGATCTCATAGCGCGCCGCTTAACTCATACCATCATCATCAATATCCCTTGGCAGTTCTTCTTGCGCGAGTCGGATGTGG ATCTTGGCGGTAGTCCCGGACAGGAGATTACTGTGGACTTGATCAAGGGATTCCAG GCGGTCATTTTGACAGATGTTCCGCTTAGCAAGCAGCTGGAAATTAACGACTGGACGCATGAGAACGGTGTCCACTTTATTTCTGCGGAGACTAGGGGGTTGTTTGGGT TTTCCGCATTCAATGACTTTGGACCCAAGTTTACATGTATTGATGCTACCGGAGAACAGCCCTTGACCGGGATGGTTGTTGAAATCAGCAAG GACAAGGATGGTATTGTTACCTGTCTGGATGAGACCCGACACGGTCTAGAAGACGGCAACTTTGTTACTTTCTCTGAAGTCAAGGGTCTTGAGGAACTTAATGATTGCGAGCCTCTCAAAGTCACCGTCAAGGGGCCTTATACCTTTTCGATTG GTCAAAATGCCCAAGATATCGAATTC AAATCACTACGAGAGTCATTGAAATCGCCCGAATTCTTCATCACTGACTTTGCCAAGTTTGATCGCCCTGCGACTCTTCACGCTGGTTTCCAAGCTCTCTCTGCCTTCAAGGAAAAACATGGTCACCTTCCCAAGCCTAGGAATCCAGCAGATGCCGAGGCCGTGCTTGCACTAGCCAAGGAGATTGCAGGATCTGACGCGGAAGACCTGAACACCAAAGTCATCCAGGAGCTTGCTTATCAGGCGACCGGGGATATTCGCCGGTTAACGCCGTGA
- a CDS encoding ubiquitin-conjugating enzyme E1: MIQHLYFDSLESLPAATPSEQDCSSTIPIRWSNCGLRFIIPKEDCRSPPVPRSGAIGCEMLKNWSLMGLASGPKGIIHVTDLDTIEKSNLNRQFLFRAKDLGKFKSEQAAAAVIDMNPDLTDKIVSHQDAVGPDTENIYGDEFFESLDGVTNALDNIKARLYMDQRCVFLPKAAAGIWNFGHQGEHTDPPEKETPSCTVKNFPNQIQHTIEWARQQFDSLFVKPVQSVNSYLSEPNFIESTLKYGGQSSEQIKQIHDYLVANKPLTFEECIVWARLQFEDNYVNAIKQLLYSLPKDAVTSTGQPFWSGPKRAPDPLTFDSDNQTCMHNYGLKGSNDPALFKRVADGVKVPEFVPRSGVKIQINETDAPQEGTGAGGNGVDTGDLSNQLPSPSSLAGYRLNPVEFEKDDDTNHHIDFITSAPIFTASRHQTKQIAGKIIPAIATTTSLVTGLVCLELYKIDKKEKLEDYKNGFVNLALPFFGFSEPIAAKKNKAIRRDHMDSMGSLRVQEQPYPQELVSWFETNHKLDISMVSQGVSMLWSSFTPPKKSQERLPMKISELVEHVSKKPIPPGQRT, encoded by the exons ATGATCCAACATTTGTACTTTGACTCGCTCGAGTCTTTGCCAGCCGCGACCCCTTCAGAACAAGACTGCTCCTCAACAATCCCGATACGATGGTCAAATTGCGGTCTTCGGTTCATCAttccaaaagaagattgcaGATCACCGCCAGTTCCTCGTAGCGGCGCAATTGGATGCGAGATGCTCAAGAATTGGTCGCTCATGGGTCTGGCCTCGGGCCCCAAGGGTATTATCCACGTAACTGATTTGGACACAATCGAGAAGAGTAATTTGAACAGACAATTCTTGTTCCGGGCCAAAGATCTTGGCAAATTCAAGAGTGAACAGGCGGCCGCCGCGGTGATCGACATGAATCCAGATCTTACTGACAAGATTGTTAGTCATCAAGATGCAGTAGGCCCAGATACTGAGA ACATCTATGGGGACGAGTTCTTTGAGAGTCTAGACGGCGTTACAAACGCACTAGACAATATTAAAGCTC GTTTGTACATGGACCAGCGTTGCGTGTTTCTTCCAAAAGCCGCTGCTGGAATCTGGAACTTTGGGCACCAAGGGGAACACACAG ACCCGCCTGAAAAGGAGACGCCGTCTTGTACGGTTAAGAATTTCCCTAACCAGATTCAGCATACCATTGAG TGGGCGAGACAACAGTTCGATTCATTGTTCGTCAAACCGGTTCAGAGCGTAAACTCATACTTGTCCGAGCCTAACTTTATCGAGAGCACGCTCAAGTATGGCGGACAATCAAGCGAGCAGATCAAGCAAATCCATGATTATCTTGTTGCCAATAAGCCTCTGACGTTTGAAGAGTGCATAGTCTGGGCCAGGTTGCAATTTGAGGATAATTATGTGAATGCGATTAAGCAATTGCTATACAGCTTGCCCAAGGATGCG GTAACGAGTACTGGTCAACCATTCTGGTCTGGTCCCAAACGCGCCCCAGACCCATTAACGTTCGATTCAGACAAT CAAACTTGCATGCACAATTACGGTCTCAAGGGGAGCAACGACCCTGCGCTCTTCAAACGAGTGGCCGATGGTGTCAAAGTTCCTGAGTTTGTTCCCCGTTCAGGTGTCAAGATCCAGATCAATGAGACCGACGCGCCTCAGGAAGGGACCGGAGCTGGTGGTAA CGGTGTCGACACTGGTGACTTGTCCAATCAATTGCCCTCGCCATCCTCCCTTGCAGGATACCGGCTCAATCCTGTAGAATTTGAGAAGGATGATGATACGAACCATCACATTGACTTTATCACCTCCGCGCCAATCTTC ACCGCCAGCCGTCACCAGACAAAGCAAATTGCCGGGAAAATTATTCCTGCGATTGCCACGACCACTTCGCTCGTTACTGGATTGGTCTGCCTAGAACTCTACAAG ATCGACAAGAAAGAAAAACTTGAGGACTACAAGAACGGGTTTGTCAATCTGGCCTTACCATTCTTCGGTTTCTCGGAGCCTATTGCtgccaagaagaacaaggCAA TACGGCGAGACCACATGGACTCTATGGGATCGCTTCGAGTTCAAGAACAACCCTACCCTCAAGAACTTGTTTCTTGGTTCGAGACTAACCACAAGTTGGACATTTCCATGGTTTCCCAGGGTGTATCGATGCTCTGGTCCTCCTTTACACCCCCCAAGAAG AGCCAAGAACGACTCCCGATGAAGATTAGCGAACTCGTAGAGCACGTCAGCAAGAAGCCCATTCCCCCTGGACAAAGAACTTAA
- a CDS encoding formate/nitrite transporter family protein, whose product MADATLTPVQTAQKMFDLALAKNNQRADIVFFKAVLHRRAFLSFGGLLHVIVSGGSAGITSSNPGLVKVLGGLVFPVGLVMIVLQGQELLTSNMMTVPMLLVKRAAPWWSLPMNWLIVLFGNLTGSLFFAGVLVKGTYGQSSLSIRMGTGLIQTNNSFRHSFCGAVPNLRPHFVLHKAMDPHWHQIFLRGIGCNWLVCIAVWQAMAATEVISKIVAIFIPIFTFVAAGFDHVVANMFFIPLGIMMGADMTVADYIKKSLIASFLGNVVGALLVALPFMYFFNPLFERESRDLGNRAARPGRHLWIV is encoded by the exons ATGGCAGACGCTACGCTTACGCCTGTGCAGACAGCGCAGAAGATGTTTGATTTGGCCTTGGCAAAGAACAACCAGAGAGCCGACATTGTGTTTTTCAAAGCGGTGC TTCATCGCCGGGCGTTCCTGTCATTCGGAGGTCTCCTGCACGTCATCGTGTCCGGAGGCTCGGCCGGTATAACTAGCTCCAACCCAGGGTTAGTCAAGGTGCTTGGTGGATTAGTATTCCCGGTTGGACTCGTAAT GATCGTCCttcaaggccaagagctCCTAACGAGCAACATGATG ACCGTCCCTATGCTCCTGGTTAAGCGTGCTGCACCATGGTGGTCACTCCCAATGAACTGGTTAATAG TTCTGTTTGGTAACCTTACTGGGAGCCTATTCTTCGCCGGAGTTCTCGTCAAGGGTACGTACGGCCAGTCATCTCTCTCCATACGCATGGGCACTGGGTTGATTCAAACTAATAATAGCTTCCGGCATTCTTTCTGCGGAGCCGTACCCAACTTACGTCCGCATTTTGTACT ACACAAGGCAATGGATCCGCATTGGCATCAAATCTTCTTGCGCGGAATCG GCTGTAATTGGCTTGTGTGCATTGCTGTGTGGCAGGCTATGGCTGCAACTGAGGTCATTTCCAAG ATCGTTGCTATATTCATACCTATCTTTACTTTCGTTGCTGCAGGATTTGACCACG TGGTTG CCAATAT GTTCTTCATCCCCCTCGGTATCATGATGGGAGCCGAT ATGACGGTTGCCGACTACATCAAAAAGAGTCTAATTGCATCCTTCCTTGGAAATGTGGTAGGG GCCTTACTTGTTGCGCTCCCTTTCATGTACTTCTTCAACCCATTATTCGAACGCGAGTCTCGGGACTTGGGGAACAGGGCAGCTCGTCCGGGTCGTCACTTGTGGATCGTGTAA